One genomic window of Halolamina sediminis includes the following:
- a CDS encoding EthD family reductase encodes MVKMVVLLVRKASLDYDEFLTHWEEEHVPLVEELPGVERYVTSHPTEPEKSAYDGVAEVYFEDMAQLGAAFDSDAGKALLADAEEFSDQEAGEVLYMDEETQFVAE; translated from the coding sequence ATGGTCAAGATGGTCGTGCTGCTGGTCCGGAAAGCGTCACTCGACTACGATGAGTTTCTGACCCACTGGGAGGAGGAACACGTCCCGCTGGTCGAGGAGCTCCCGGGCGTCGAGCGCTACGTCACTTCCCACCCGACGGAGCCCGAGAAGAGCGCCTACGACGGCGTCGCGGAGGTGTACTTCGAGGACATGGCGCAGCTCGGCGCCGCGTTCGACTCCGACGCCGGCAAGGCGCTGCTGGCCGACGCCGAAGAGTTCTCCGATCAGGAGGCGGGCGAGGTGCTGTACATGGATGAGGAGACGCAGTTCGTCGCAGAGTGA
- a CDS encoding erythromycin esterase family protein produces MLDDEALDALATHTTPMAPADRGTDVKASDPPTPLARSLGDARIVGLGEATHGTRECFEHKHRLIRHLVSERGFRTVAFEADAAATTALDAYVRWGSPFADHPADARAALAELDMWQWRTESVRALLEWLRAFNDGRAPDDQVRVRGVDLSTPSAPATPLRAYFERTDLDAEIGALRTVADATVNDDAERERVLPAVTAAAERLRDRLDANRAVSEGSVDAWWTAQWLCRVIEQSCEWARVRHEQPGPHPAGMAARDRFMAENVRWALDRDPGTGVVLWAHDGHVQRGTFDDGTGWADSTTMGERLARALGDDYRPVGFDFARGSFRAVGHGSGEVETFLADEPSEDTATAAFAAVGDTPYALDLGAVAADDQLASWVTAVRRKRYVGSVFDPAGESYARTDLPGSFDWLLVLPESTPTVAIDGGRQNS; encoded by the coding sequence ATGCTGGACGACGAGGCGCTCGATGCGCTGGCGACCCACACAACCCCGATGGCGCCTGCAGACCGGGGGACCGACGTGAAAGCGTCCGACCCACCGACGCCGCTGGCTCGTTCACTCGGCGACGCCCGGATCGTCGGGCTCGGCGAGGCGACCCACGGGACCAGGGAGTGTTTCGAACACAAACACCGCCTGATCCGCCACCTCGTGAGCGAGCGGGGGTTCCGGACGGTCGCGTTCGAGGCCGACGCGGCCGCGACGACGGCGCTCGACGCGTACGTCCGGTGGGGAAGCCCGTTCGCCGACCATCCCGCGGACGCACGGGCAGCACTCGCCGAACTCGACATGTGGCAGTGGCGGACCGAGTCCGTCCGGGCGCTGCTGGAGTGGCTCCGGGCGTTCAACGACGGTCGCGCCCCCGACGACCAGGTCCGGGTTCGCGGCGTCGACCTGAGCACGCCATCGGCGCCGGCCACACCGCTGCGGGCGTACTTCGAGCGAACCGATCTCGACGCCGAGATCGGCGCACTCCGGACCGTCGCCGACGCGACGGTCAACGACGACGCCGAGCGCGAACGCGTACTGCCGGCGGTGACTGCGGCCGCGGAGCGGCTACGCGACCGACTGGACGCGAACCGCGCCGTGTCCGAGGGATCGGTCGACGCGTGGTGGACGGCCCAGTGGCTCTGCCGCGTGATCGAACAGTCCTGTGAGTGGGCCCGCGTCAGACACGAACAGCCCGGCCCCCACCCCGCGGGGATGGCGGCACGGGACCGCTTCATGGCCGAGAACGTCCGTTGGGCACTGGATCGGGACCCCGGAACGGGCGTGGTGCTGTGGGCGCACGACGGCCACGTCCAGCGTGGAACGTTCGACGACGGCACGGGTTGGGCCGACTCGACGACGATGGGCGAGCGACTCGCGCGGGCGCTCGGCGACGACTACCGGCCGGTCGGATTCGACTTCGCCCGCGGTTCGTTCCGCGCGGTCGGCCACGGGAGCGGCGAGGTGGAGACGTTCTTGGCCGACGAACCGAGCGAGGACACCGCGACGGCCGCGTTCGCGGCAGTCGGGGATACTCCCTACGCTCTCGATCTCGGAGCCGTCGCGGCCGACGATCAGCTCGCGTCGTGGGTTACCGCAGTGCGGCGGAAACGCTACGTCGGTTCGGTGTTCGATCCGGCGGGGGAGAGCTACGCCCGTACCGATCTGCCGGGATCGTTCGACTGGCTACTCGTCCTGCCCGAATCGACGCCGACTGTCGCGATCGACGGGGGACGGCAAAACTCTTAG
- a CDS encoding hydrogenase maturation nickel metallochaperone HypA: MVGPQFVCQECARTVSNRSYRANCPDCGGELGRQRRAT, encoded by the coding sequence ATGGTCGGCCCCCAGTTCGTCTGCCAGGAGTGTGCCCGGACGGTGAGTAACCGCTCGTACCGCGCCAACTGCCCCGACTGCGGTGGTGAACTCGGCCGACAGCGCCGCGCGACGTGA
- a CDS encoding CaiB/BaiF CoA transferase family protein yields MTEDPTGPLEGVTVLDASRVLAGPFCGMQLGDLGADVIKVERPDGGDQTRHWTPPAFGDDVASYYASINRNKRSITLNLTTEDGREAFRDLASEADVVLENFRVGKAAEWGLDYETLRESNPGLVYCSITGYGQTGPKAERPAYDLMMQAEGGMMSITGEEGRPPVRVGVAVADLAAGMYATQSVLAALFRREFDGGADRAGAPDAEKTGDRIDVALFDALLGWLSYMGTDAFASGEPPERMGSRHPNIAPYQAFEAADGYVVVACASQAIWYRLCEALDRPDLVDDPRFETNERRVDNREELESILTDAFADRSVDEVVDLLRTNDVPVGRIRDVLEAFDDPQAEARGMVQRVTHPTAGEIELPGSPMQFSEYAATARRHPPLLGEHTEEVLAELGYSEATIERLDADGVV; encoded by the coding sequence ATGACCGAGGACCCGACCGGACCGCTGGAGGGCGTCACCGTACTCGACGCCTCGCGCGTGCTCGCCGGCCCGTTCTGCGGGATGCAGCTCGGCGATCTGGGCGCCGACGTGATCAAGGTCGAACGCCCCGACGGTGGCGACCAGACCCGCCACTGGACGCCGCCCGCCTTCGGCGACGACGTTGCCTCCTACTACGCGAGCATCAACCGGAACAAGCGCTCGATCACGCTGAACCTCACCACCGAGGACGGCCGGGAAGCGTTCCGCGACCTCGCGAGCGAGGCGGACGTCGTGCTGGAGAACTTCCGTGTCGGCAAAGCCGCCGAGTGGGGACTGGACTACGAGACGCTCCGAGAATCGAACCCCGGGTTGGTGTACTGCTCGATCACGGGGTACGGACAGACCGGCCCGAAGGCCGAGCGCCCGGCGTACGACCTGATGATGCAGGCCGAGGGCGGGATGATGAGCATCACCGGCGAGGAGGGGCGGCCGCCGGTGCGGGTCGGCGTCGCCGTCGCCGACCTCGCGGCGGGGATGTACGCCACCCAGTCGGTGCTCGCGGCGCTGTTCCGCCGGGAGTTCGACGGCGGCGCGGACCGAGCAGGCGCGCCGGACGCCGAGAAAACCGGCGACCGCATCGACGTGGCGCTGTTCGACGCCCTGCTGGGCTGGCTCTCCTACATGGGGACGGACGCGTTCGCCTCCGGCGAGCCGCCCGAGCGCATGGGCTCGCGCCACCCCAACATCGCGCCGTACCAGGCGTTCGAGGCCGCGGACGGCTACGTCGTCGTCGCCTGTGCGAGTCAGGCGATCTGGTACCGGCTCTGCGAGGCGCTTGACCGGCCGGACCTCGTCGACGATCCGCGCTTCGAGACCAACGAGAGACGCGTCGACAACCGGGAGGAACTGGAGTCGATCCTCACCGACGCGTTCGCCGATCGCAGCGTCGACGAGGTGGTCGACCTACTCCGGACCAACGACGTCCCTGTCGGCCGGATTCGGGACGTACTGGAGGCGTTCGATGACCCGCAGGCCGAGGCGCGGGGGATGGTGCAGCGCGTCACTCACCCGACGGCGGGCGAGATCGAGCTTCCGGGGTCGCCGATGCAGTTCTCGGAGTACGCGGCGACCGCACGGCGACACCCGCCGTTGCTGGGTGAGCACACCGAAGAGGTACTGGCGGAGTTGGGGTACAGCGAGGCGACGATCGAGCGGCTGGATGCGGACGGCGTCGTCTGA
- a CDS encoding PGF-pre-PGF domain-containing protein: MNRRTLTLAIAFVVAGTLAFPSAAAPLFDGPTDQLGSDVELAPSSDYAYLDGDDELVVDLSPSNPAIDGEGVNADGRTTIGDVFRVRYNGSRYADVWLTHGSDAVTFAVDGQPIESPENNVTLAPNESAAISLTVDTTGGAVDGLVDDITIHARVAEPEEQAEENDDEIDGVSTLSSAPSGDSRKFTSLSAEPGKPVNFDTSRLPLDRVDGEALTFDGLSVTSPDRTFSVIAEATEAGEAQSSVVDDGADPLGAVRMTVRSGNVSNATMRFSAPPSYFRAQNVDPANLAVYRHSDGELSRVPVTATGERDGRLTFEAVTPGFSTFIVAVDRPRLSVTDASLDTNAVAPGEPATVSAAVVNDGTLAGERTVRVTVDGTVAAERTVAVPPGERETVSVPIVRNETGEYAVAVAGSEAGTVRVVAEERSTAVPSETATASAASTAQPTQSPVGEASGFGLRALAGLVGLLVIVAATLLLARRTPQP, encoded by the coding sequence GTGAACCGTCGAACACTCACACTCGCCATCGCGTTCGTCGTCGCGGGAACGCTCGCGTTCCCGTCGGCAGCTGCGCCACTGTTCGACGGCCCGACCGACCAGCTCGGAAGCGACGTGGAGCTCGCCCCGAGCAGCGACTACGCGTACCTCGACGGCGACGACGAGCTCGTCGTCGATCTCTCACCGTCGAACCCGGCGATCGACGGCGAGGGCGTCAACGCCGACGGGCGGACGACGATCGGGGACGTGTTCCGGGTTCGATACAACGGCTCCCGGTACGCCGACGTCTGGCTGACCCACGGCTCGGACGCGGTGACGTTCGCCGTCGACGGCCAGCCGATCGAGTCGCCGGAGAACAACGTCACCCTCGCCCCCAACGAGTCCGCCGCCATTTCCCTCACCGTCGACACTACCGGCGGCGCCGTCGACGGCCTCGTCGACGACATCACGATCCACGCCCGGGTCGCCGAGCCCGAAGAGCAGGCGGAGGAAAACGACGACGAGATCGACGGCGTTTCGACCCTGTCGAGTGCCCCCTCCGGAGATTCGCGGAAGTTCACCTCTCTCAGCGCGGAGCCGGGAAAGCCCGTCAACTTCGACACCAGCAGACTGCCGCTGGATCGCGTCGACGGCGAGGCTCTCACCTTCGACGGGCTCTCGGTGACGAGCCCGGACCGGACGTTCTCGGTGATCGCCGAGGCCACAGAGGCCGGCGAGGCCCAGTCGTCGGTAGTCGACGACGGCGCCGACCCGTTGGGGGCGGTCAGGATGACCGTCCGCTCCGGGAACGTCTCGAACGCGACGATGCGGTTCAGCGCACCGCCGTCGTACTTCCGGGCCCAAAACGTCGATCCCGCGAACCTCGCGGTGTACCGCCACTCCGACGGCGAACTCTCCAGAGTCCCCGTTACGGCGACCGGCGAACGAGATGGCCGACTGACGTTCGAGGCCGTGACACCCGGGTTCTCGACGTTCATCGTCGCCGTCGATCGCCCGCGGCTTTCGGTGACCGACGCGAGCCTCGATACGAACGCCGTCGCGCCCGGCGAGCCCGCTACCGTCAGCGCCGCCGTCGTGAACGACGGCACGCTGGCCGGCGAGCGAACCGTCCGGGTGACTGTCGACGGCACGGTGGCCGCCGAGCGGACGGTCGCGGTGCCGCCCGGCGAGCGCGAGACGGTATCGGTCCCGATCGTCCGGAACGAGACCGGCGAGTACGCCGTGGCCGTCGCCGGGAGCGAGGCCGGAACGGTCCGCGTGGTGGCCGAGGAGCGTTCCACGGCGGTGCCGAGCGAGACGGCGACAGCCTCCGCGGCGTCGACGGCACAGCCCACGCAGTCCCCCGTCGGGGAGGCCAGCGGGTTCGGGCTCCGCGCGCTGGCCGGTCTGGTGGGCCTCCTGGTGATCGTCGCCGCGACACTCCTGCTGGCTCGCCGGACGCCACAGCCCTGA
- a CDS encoding DUF5305 domain-containing protein → MTEGTSRLRARAIVGSWFAVLTIVLVAVAVVGGAAAYTAHVAPGTETEQVERTHWRADGAFQHSADVIRENPVFPVGSTLSDRSTYYAGPAPVLDGQYTLTYAGAGAEPATIDIDATLVIESTSEGTVFWSDRTSLDGTSAESVAPGESVDLGFSVNATALADRQATIQESLGGTQGEIATFVAIDATVAGSLNGQPANRSFTHRLPIAVSGETYSVGPAEAGTEPVTTTRTVRTPREYGPFWSIGGPLLFVLGVAGVGALVAGWRENAFTLSEAERDLLAFREERAEFDEWVVRARLSTAFDDRARADAESLGDVVDFAIDADTGVIENPDTGLFYAVADELVVVYEPPALARPEPPAGDDGDDGLGALLDDGLTLTDEGAADGEDGDGASAAESDAASDGESEAGESSAADGSESESSEK, encoded by the coding sequence ATGACCGAGGGGACGAGCAGGCTCCGGGCTCGCGCGATCGTGGGGTCGTGGTTCGCCGTGTTGACCATCGTACTGGTCGCAGTCGCGGTCGTGGGGGGCGCCGCAGCGTACACCGCCCACGTCGCCCCGGGGACCGAGACCGAGCAGGTCGAGCGGACCCACTGGCGGGCCGACGGCGCGTTCCAGCACAGCGCCGACGTGATCCGCGAGAACCCCGTCTTCCCCGTCGGATCGACGCTCTCGGACCGTTCGACGTACTACGCTGGGCCGGCGCCGGTGCTCGACGGCCAGTACACGCTGACGTACGCCGGGGCGGGCGCCGAGCCGGCGACGATCGACATCGACGCAACCCTCGTGATCGAGTCGACTTCGGAGGGGACAGTGTTCTGGTCGGACCGCACTTCACTCGACGGGACCAGCGCCGAGTCGGTTGCCCCGGGTGAGTCGGTCGACCTGGGGTTCTCGGTGAACGCGACGGCGCTCGCCGACAGGCAGGCGACGATTCAGGAGAGCCTCGGCGGCACCCAGGGGGAGATCGCCACGTTCGTCGCGATCGACGCGACGGTCGCCGGGAGCCTGAACGGGCAGCCGGCCAACCGCTCGTTCACCCACCGACTGCCGATCGCCGTCAGCGGCGAGACGTATTCGGTCGGGCCCGCGGAGGCCGGAACCGAGCCGGTGACCACGACGCGGACGGTCCGGACGCCCCGCGAGTACGGCCCGTTCTGGTCGATCGGCGGCCCGCTCCTGTTCGTCCTCGGCGTAGCCGGCGTCGGGGCGCTCGTCGCCGGATGGCGTGAGAACGCGTTCACCCTCTCCGAGGCCGAGCGCGACCTGCTCGCGTTCCGCGAGGAGCGTGCGGAGTTCGACGAGTGGGTCGTCCGGGCACGCCTCTCCACGGCGTTCGACGACCGGGCCCGCGCCGACGCGGAGTCGCTGGGCGACGTGGTCGACTTCGCCATCGACGCCGACACCGGGGTTATCGAGAACCCGGACACGGGGCTGTTCTACGCGGTCGCCGACGAGCTGGTCGTAGTGTACGAGCCCCCCGCACTCGCGCGGCCCGAGCCGCCCGCGGGCGACGACGGGGACGACGGCCTCGGGGCGCTCCTCGACGACGGTCTGACGCTCACCGACGAGGGGGCTGCTGACGGCGAGGACGGCGACGGAGCGTCGGCAGCCGAGTCCGACGCCGCGAGCGACGGGGAGTCGGAAGCGGGGGAGTCGTCGGCCGCCGACGGCAGTGAGTCGGAGTCGAGTGAGAAGTAA
- a CDS encoding signal peptidase I has translation MSPRRFLTIGAELAVALVVASLLLGQVLGTPVLLGYVETGSMEPTLDPGDGFVAIPDAVAGDVAEGDVIVFRAEELQGGGLTTHRVVGETERGYVTQGDANPFTDQDGDEPPVKEGQIVAKALQIGGSVVVIPNLGTLVTGLQSAFGAVQQQLAVLTGSRAFLGTQGLAYVLLGLSALLYLYDLVVGGGELRDRSRSRDRDQGISPGLIVAVLAGVLVASATAAMVVPAGTQQFGVVSAEFASENPTVIRQGESATLPYTVPNGGLVPVVAYLEPGSEGVAVSPDRVRVGGREQATVEMTLSAPPETGYYRRFVTEHRYLAVLPGPVIDTLYDVHPWLPILVIDAGLAGSVALLGLVVLGGRRVRVRDRSSRHSRSSLRRLLRYLTR, from the coding sequence GTGTCCCCCCGACGGTTCCTGACGATCGGCGCCGAACTGGCCGTGGCGCTAGTCGTGGCGTCGCTGCTACTCGGGCAGGTGCTTGGGACGCCCGTACTGCTCGGCTATGTCGAGACCGGGAGCATGGAGCCGACGCTCGACCCGGGTGACGGGTTCGTCGCGATCCCCGACGCCGTCGCCGGCGACGTGGCGGAGGGCGACGTGATCGTGTTCCGCGCCGAGGAGCTGCAGGGCGGCGGGCTGACGACCCACCGCGTCGTCGGTGAGACCGAACGGGGGTACGTCACGCAGGGCGACGCCAACCCATTCACCGACCAGGACGGCGACGAGCCGCCGGTGAAGGAGGGGCAGATCGTCGCCAAGGCACTCCAGATCGGCGGGAGCGTGGTAGTGATCCCGAACCTCGGGACGTTGGTCACCGGGCTACAGAGCGCGTTCGGCGCGGTCCAACAGCAGCTCGCCGTGCTCACCGGCTCGCGAGCGTTTCTCGGCACCCAAGGGCTCGCGTACGTACTGCTGGGGCTGTCGGCGCTGCTGTACCTCTACGACCTGGTCGTGGGCGGTGGCGAGCTCCGGGACCGGAGCCGGAGCCGCGATCGCGATCAGGGGATCTCCCCGGGGCTGATCGTCGCCGTGCTGGCCGGGGTGCTCGTGGCGTCGGCGACGGCGGCGATGGTGGTCCCGGCCGGCACCCAGCAGTTCGGCGTCGTGAGCGCGGAGTTCGCTTCCGAGAACCCCACCGTGATCCGACAGGGGGAGTCGGCGACGCTCCCCTACACCGTCCCGAACGGGGGGCTCGTCCCGGTCGTGGCGTACCTCGAACCGGGCAGCGAGGGGGTGGCCGTCTCGCCCGACCGCGTCCGGGTGGGGGGCCGGGAGCAGGCTACCGTCGAGATGACGCTGTCGGCACCCCCGGAGACGGGGTACTACCGCCGGTTCGTGACCGAGCATCGGTACCTCGCGGTGCTCCCCGGGCCGGTAATCGATACGCTGTACGACGTCCACCCGTGGCTCCCGATTCTCGTGATCGACGCCGGACTTGCCGGGTCCGTCGCACTGTTGGGGCTCGTGGTGCTCGGCGGCCGGCGCGTGCGGGTCAGGGATCGGAGCTCCCGCCACAGCCGGTCGAGCTTGCGACGGCTGCTCCGCTATCTGACGCGGTAA
- a CDS encoding acetamidase/formamidase family protein, whose protein sequence is MARETISDDTHGVVYEFSPQMKPVRTVEPGTELTFETRDSLNGVIQGDEDLLEQIPEEVNAATGPVAVEGAEHGDVLRVEIEDVRLAEDRGRVVTTPGFGLMQDDPDVEAPFTRVTPVEKGSNYADGRPRVTFQGREIAADPCIGTIGVATAGETHSTLVPHDHGGNLDTNDVTAGSTLYLPVFQSGGLLAMGDSKAVMADGEMCGTGAEIATDVDVTLDVISDPEFDLQRPLIDTGDHWKTVASAETMEAASKLAHKDAMALLSAEHGYSTTEAHTFGSLVGGLEISQVVDPLVTVRNAIPSEHVSSPF, encoded by the coding sequence ATGGCCAGAGAGACCATCAGCGACGACACCCACGGCGTCGTCTACGAGTTCAGCCCGCAGATGAAGCCGGTCCGGACCGTCGAGCCCGGCACCGAACTCACCTTCGAGACGCGGGACAGCCTGAACGGCGTGATCCAGGGCGACGAGGACCTCCTCGAACAGATCCCCGAGGAGGTCAACGCCGCCACCGGTCCAGTCGCCGTCGAGGGCGCCGAGCACGGCGACGTGCTCCGGGTCGAGATCGAGGACGTCCGACTCGCAGAGGACCGCGGCCGCGTCGTCACCACGCCGGGGTTCGGTCTCATGCAGGACGATCCCGACGTGGAGGCGCCGTTTACCCGGGTCACCCCCGTCGAGAAGGGGTCGAACTACGCGGACGGCCGGCCGCGGGTGACGTTCCAGGGGCGGGAGATCGCGGCCGACCCGTGTATCGGCACGATCGGCGTCGCGACCGCCGGGGAGACCCACTCGACGCTCGTCCCCCACGACCACGGCGGGAACCTCGACACCAACGACGTGACGGCGGGGTCGACGCTCTACCTCCCCGTGTTCCAGTCCGGCGGCCTGCTCGCGATGGGCGACTCGAAGGCGGTGATGGCCGACGGCGAGATGTGCGGCACCGGCGCGGAGATCGCGACCGACGTGGACGTGACCCTCGACGTGATCTCCGACCCCGAGTTCGACCTCCAGCGGCCGCTGATCGACACCGGCGACCACTGGAAAACCGTCGCGAGCGCGGAGACGATGGAGGCGGCGTCGAAGCTCGCCCACAAGGACGCGATGGCGCTACTCTCGGCGGAACACGGCTACAGCACCACCGAGGCACACACGTTCGGCAGCCTCGTCGGCGGGCTGGAGATCTCGCAGGTCGTCGACCCGCTGGTGACGGTCCGGAACGCGATCCCCAGCGAGCACGTCTCCTCGCCGTTCTGA
- a CDS encoding DUF7344 domain-containing protein: MSPGSVEEGESPSLSDDELFEVLSNRRRRYAVHALEATDGAAEIGDVAEQVAAWEYDVDVEEVSYEERKRVYTALQQSHLPMMDDAGIVEFNKNRGVVEPTDSLNDIEVYMEVVQGNEIPWSVYYLGLSGVAASLTAAVWLGAWPFALLPDAAWATAITAMFTVSAVAHTYYARGQRIGEVDKPPELRKE; this comes from the coding sequence ATGTCCCCGGGCTCGGTCGAGGAAGGAGAATCGCCGAGTCTCTCCGACGACGAGCTGTTCGAGGTGCTGTCGAACCGTCGTCGTCGGTACGCGGTTCACGCACTGGAGGCCACGGATGGTGCCGCAGAGATCGGTGACGTCGCCGAACAGGTGGCTGCCTGGGAGTACGATGTCGACGTCGAGGAGGTGTCCTACGAGGAGCGCAAGCGAGTGTATACGGCGCTCCAACAGTCCCATCTGCCGATGATGGACGACGCGGGAATCGTCGAGTTCAACAAGAACCGGGGGGTGGTCGAGCCGACCGACTCCCTCAACGATATCGAGGTGTACATGGAGGTCGTCCAGGGGAACGAGATCCCCTGGAGCGTCTACTACCTCGGGCTCTCCGGGGTCGCCGCCTCGCTCACGGCTGCGGTGTGGTTGGGGGCGTGGCCCTTCGCGCTCCTGCCCGACGCGGCGTGGGCCACCGCCATCACCGCGATGTTCACCGTCTCCGCGGTCGCTCACACGTACTATGCACGGGGCCAGCGCATCGGTGAAGTCGACAAACCGCCCGAGCTCAGGAAAGAATGA
- a CDS encoding DUF7260 family protein yields MPASYGFSPDIGKEVAACSGTLGCAEAVAGSLVALVLWAGLSTGLLFAPRANVRAAKEAIRAEYEAITAEQDALSSFTSQVKELSTAGPTSTAEGGGVGVVGAANRQSGGMAQVRDAYRETVMDVEHFERDYGESLPVNLANEFGDGVAGAVVANDTLSPQVKRAVIASAKKSHTRRDRYLDTLDTERQRLDRAGDALDDAATRCAELDGNRLRLQSFEDLRARFDRLDETRESLETALSRRQVQIHEGVTFGWQRRDSESVYRYLYRDMDATYPVLADGARVLARIDDVESRITTALTAQA; encoded by the coding sequence ATGCCCGCTTCGTACGGTTTCTCCCCAGACATCGGGAAGGAGGTAGCAGCCTGTAGCGGCACGCTCGGCTGTGCCGAGGCGGTCGCGGGCTCGCTCGTCGCGCTGGTGCTGTGGGCGGGGCTCTCGACCGGGCTGTTGTTCGCCCCGCGGGCGAACGTGCGGGCGGCGAAGGAGGCGATCCGTGCGGAGTACGAGGCGATCACCGCCGAGCAGGACGCGCTGTCGTCGTTCACGTCGCAGGTGAAGGAGCTCTCGACGGCCGGGCCGACCTCGACCGCCGAGGGCGGCGGGGTCGGCGTCGTCGGCGCGGCCAACAGGCAGTCCGGCGGGATGGCACAGGTGCGGGATGCGTACCGCGAGACGGTGATGGACGTGGAGCACTTCGAGCGCGACTACGGGGAGTCGTTGCCAGTCAACCTCGCAAACGAGTTCGGCGATGGCGTCGCCGGCGCGGTCGTCGCGAACGACACGCTTTCCCCGCAGGTCAAGCGTGCGGTGATCGCGAGTGCGAAAAAGAGTCACACCCGTCGGGACCGCTACCTCGACACGCTCGACACCGAGCGCCAGCGGCTCGATCGAGCGGGCGATGCGCTCGACGACGCTGCGACCCGGTGTGCGGAGTTGGACGGGAATCGACTCCGACTGCAGTCGTTCGAGGACCTGCGGGCGCGCTTCGACCGGCTCGACGAGACACGAGAATCGCTGGAGACGGCGCTCTCCCGCCGCCAAGTGCAGATTCACGAGGGCGTGACGTTCGGCTGGCAGCGACGGGACAGCGAGTCGGTGTACCGCTACCTCTACCGGGATATGGACGCCACCTACCCCGTGCTCGCTGACGGGGCACGCGTGTTGGCCCGAATAGACGACGTGGAGAGCCGTATCACGACCGCGCTGACCGCGCAAGCCTGA
- the argF gene encoding ornithine carbamoyltransferase, with amino-acid sequence MHDNDTATTFPTDLLTIDQLSPAALRRLLDRAAAIEAGEEAARLDDRSVAMVFEKPSTRTRSSFEAGVAELGGHPTFLGQDDIHLGHGEPLKDTARALSQYVDALVARLNSHDDLEELAAYADVPVVNALTDEAHPCQTLADLLTLRQIAAESGRALDDITLAWVGDGNNVARSLVVGCALVGVDLRVATPEGYDVDEDAIAAAAAAGGEPTQFDSPEAAVAGADVVYTDVWVSMGDSEEKLPAFEGFQVDEELLGDAKLMHCLPANRGQEVTDGALESEQSVVWQQAGNRKPTQQALLLELIHGRR; translated from the coding sequence ATGCACGACAACGACACCGCGACCACGTTCCCGACGGATCTGCTCACGATCGACCAGCTCTCGCCGGCGGCGCTCCGGCGGCTCCTCGACCGCGCGGCCGCGATCGAGGCCGGCGAGGAGGCCGCCCGACTCGACGATCGGAGCGTGGCCATGGTGTTCGAGAAACCCTCGACGCGTACCCGGAGCTCCTTCGAGGCCGGCGTCGCCGAACTCGGCGGCCACCCGACGTTCCTCGGGCAGGACGACATCCACCTCGGCCACGGCGAGCCGCTGAAGGACACTGCCCGCGCGCTCTCGCAGTACGTCGACGCGCTCGTCGCGCGACTGAACAGCCACGACGACCTCGAAGAGCTGGCGGCGTACGCCGACGTGCCCGTCGTGAACGCGCTGACCGACGAAGCCCACCCCTGTCAGACGCTCGCGGATCTGCTGACGCTGCGGCAGATCGCGGCCGAATCGGGCAGGGCGCTCGACGACATCACCCTCGCGTGGGTCGGCGACGGGAACAACGTCGCGCGCTCGCTCGTGGTCGGCTGTGCGCTTGTGGGCGTAGACCTGCGCGTCGCGACGCCGGAAGGCTACGACGTCGACGAGGACGCGATCGCGGCGGCGGCCGCGGCCGGCGGCGAGCCGACACAGTTCGACAGCCCGGAGGCGGCCGTCGCCGGCGCGGACGTGGTGTACACCGACGTCTGGGTGAGCATGGGCGACAGCGAGGAGAAACTGCCCGCGTTCGAGGGGTTCCAAGTCGACGAGGAACTGCTCGGCGACGCGAAGCTGATGCACTGTCTGCCCGCGAACCGTGGACAGGAAGTGACCGACGGCGCGCTGGAGAGCGAGCAGTCGGTAGTGTGGCAGCAGGCCGGCAACCGCAAGCCGACGCAGCAGGCGCTGCTGCTGGAGTTAATACACGGTCGCCGGTAG